The sequence GCCGAAAGTATGTCCCCTCGCCCCGCTTGCGGGGAGAGGCGAAGCGACACCGCCCGCACCTCAACCAACGTGCACGACACCAGAGGCAACGCATGAAGGCTTACGTCTACGGCCCTGAGGGCGCTCGGATTTCCGACGTTCCTCAACCAACACCTAAGGGCACGCAGGTGCTCGTACGCGTGCGCGCCTGCGGCCTCAATCGCGCCGACACCGGCATGCGTAGGGGTCACGCCCATGGCGCGGCCGGCGGCGTCGGCACCGTGCTCGGGATGGAATGGGCCGGCGAAGTCGCCGCGCTCGGACCGGATGCCAAGGGCGTCAAGATCGGCGACCGCATCATGGGCTCGGGCAGCGCGGCTTTCGCCGAATATGCCCTCGCCGATCACGGCCGCCTGTTCCACGCCCCCTCGAACATGAATTTCGAGGAGGCCGCCAGCCTCCCCGTCGCGCTCGCGACCATGCACAACGCCGTCGTCACCGTCGGCGGCGTGCAGCCGGGACAGGCCGTGCTGATCCAGGGCGCCAGCTCCGGCGTCGGCCTGATGGCGATGCAGATTGCCAAGCTCAAGGGCGCCAGGATCGTGATCGGCTCCTCGACCGATGCCTACCGCCGCGGCCGGCTGAGGGAATACGGCGCCGACCTCGCGGTCGACTCCTCCGACCCCAAATGGGTCGAGGAGGTGCTGAAGGCGACGAACGGCGAAGGCGTCGACCTCATCGTCGACCAGGTCTCCGGCAAGGTGGCCAACCAGAACCTCGCCGCGACCAAGGTTTTGGGCCGCATCGTCAATGTCGGCCGGCTCGGCGGCACCCATGCCGACTTCAACTTCGACCTGCATGCGGCGCGCCGCATCAGCTACATCGGCGTCACCTTCCGCACCCGCACCATCGAGGAGGTCCGTCAGATCTTCGAGGAGGTCAGGAACGACATCTGGGGCGCGGTGGAATCGCGAAAACTCCAGCTGCCGATCGACAAGGTCTATGGGTTCGACGACATCGACAGGGCGTTCGAGCACATGGAGGCGAACAGGCATCTCGGGAAGATCGTGGTGACGCTGCCATAGCCGCCGCTCGGGTCTCGGTCTCGTAGGGTGGCAAAGGCGCGCAGCGCCGTGCCCACGCTTCTTCCCCGATCGCTGACGCTTGGTGGGCACGCTGCGCTTTGCCCACCCGACGAGACCGAACGAGTGGCGCAAGCCACCATTCAATTCGGAAGCATTCGCAACAGCTTCGCTCCTGCAACTCACTTGCGACTACAATTGTGGATCGTCGCTTGATGTTCAGCCTTAGGCTGCTACATCCCGGCCATGACATCCCAGCACAACAAGACATCGGTCGCGGCGATCTCGATCTTCGCCAGCGGCGGCATGGCGGCGGCGAAATTCGCGGTCGGGATCGCGATCGGTTCGCTGGCGCTGATCTCCGAAGCGCTGCACTCCTCGATCGACCTCATCGCGACCATCATCACCTGGGCCGTGGTGCGGGTCTCCGACAAGCCGGCGGACGAGGAGCACCATTACGGCCACGGCAAGCTGGAAAGCATTTCCGCGCTCGGCGTCACTGCCCTGCTCTACGTGCTCGCCGGC comes from Bradyrhizobium diazoefficiens and encodes:
- a CDS encoding zinc-binding dehydrogenase encodes the protein MKAYVYGPEGARISDVPQPTPKGTQVLVRVRACGLNRADTGMRRGHAHGAAGGVGTVLGMEWAGEVAALGPDAKGVKIGDRIMGSGSAAFAEYALADHGRLFHAPSNMNFEEAASLPVALATMHNAVVTVGGVQPGQAVLIQGASSGVGLMAMQIAKLKGARIVIGSSTDAYRRGRLREYGADLAVDSSDPKWVEEVLKATNGEGVDLIVDQVSGKVANQNLAATKVLGRIVNVGRLGGTHADFNFDLHAARRISYIGVTFRTRTIEEVRQIFEEVRNDIWGAVESRKLQLPIDKVYGFDDIDRAFEHMEANRHLGKIVVTLP